One region of Podospora bellae-mahoneyi strain CBS 112042 chromosome 1 map unlocalized CBS112042p_1.2, whole genome shotgun sequence genomic DNA includes:
- the ctf18 gene encoding Chromosome transmission fidelity protein 18 (EggNog:ENOG503NUFN; BUSCO:EOG09260N2T; COG:O), translated as MIAPSSPITFPASSSPVKAKRPRPAEPPKQHKPRVLAGFLADDDSDEDDNDETTQQPSPKRRMLDYDTQNSEVTAHDGNEPQETTPPESQPPQESEEEAERYDRLFGTQATQVFPSQPTQPLPDFLQDDEFVPALYGMSTCSGKTIPIRERKPTESVSYAAMVAARSRTKEGRAKKSYFGIDIHNLMDKAAQELAKPRKKMTAPIAPPVHPDEPLLSVEPQAQPKKQRRTLLWTEKYRARNFMDLVGDDLTNRQVLRWLKKWDPIVFPNTAKTRPSARRQQQQQGQEEEERLHRKILVLHGPPGLGKTTLAHVCARQAGYDVLEINASDDRSKDVVKGRIRTTLGTETVRTLENKKAGETGKRDKIARPICVVVDEVDGVVSGSGAGGEGGFVRALIDLVTTDQKNSSGQGGGKKKKGDDFRQMRPLILICNDVYHPSLRPLRQSGLAEVIHVGKPTVEAVVTRLKGVFEKEGIPCDRDAARKLCEAAWGMTSGQDVRKGAESTAEGDLRGVMVVGEWVAGRLKATSKQATPSLTRQWIDQNVIQDLAHGGGGARGIGRGGVREIVNRIFQEGAGFPKQSLPAAAKKNALHEQPQAQLGISEQTKKYAMSRLREMIDTSGEVDRIMTEIFLEYPNRDFNDDSFLTKPDIAYEWMHFHDICSSRIFSAQEWELAQYISQPVLACHHLFASARRHQPAAHERKWGEDDPNEAPPLPFSGPRADYEAREAEKLNRAILQGIQDSLPPSLSRSFRSPEDIATDFLPYLVRLVSPDVKPVVIGGSDKTGSIASVRREGEKAMVRRAANVLAEVGIQLHKGKIEDGSGGLVGRTTWVYRMEPDLDTLATFETASASQFLFSQAPPTRYAVRQVLDQELAKTIAARETASRQARLRAGGGIIPHIDDNNKENTPDHLQKLEMLKQQDKIAVKKDFFGRIIVPKPVLKDSSGNGTKNTGADGEKKDRVWVTYHEGINNAVRKPISLEEFLRGF; from the exons ATGATAGCCCCGTCGTCCCCAATTACCTTCCCAGCGAGCTCGTCTCCTGTCAAAGCCAAGAGACCTCGCCCAGCAGAACCACCGAAGCAGCACAAGCCCCGCGTTCTTGCTGGATTCCTCGCAGACGACGATTcagacgaagacgacaatGACGAAACTACACAACAGCCGTCGCCGAAGCGGCGAATGTTGGACTACGATACCCAGAATTCCGAAGTAACCGCGCATGATGGCAACGAGCCTCAAGAGACAACGCCCCCAGAGAGCCAACCGCCCCAGGAGTCggaggaagaagcagaaCGCTATGATCGTCTCTTTGGAACCCAAGCCACGCAAGTCTTCCCTTCTCAGCCAACACAACCCTTGCCCGATTTTCTTCAGGATGACGAGTTCGTTCCCGCCCTCTACGGCATGTCAACATGCTCCGGAAAAACAATCCCGATCCGCGAGCGCAAACCTACCGAGTCCGTTTCCTACGCAGCAATGGTAGCGGCACGGTCCCGAACAAAAGAAGGCCGCGCAAAGAAGAGCTATTTTGGTATCGACATACACAATCTCATGGACAAGGCCGCTCAGGAGCTTGCGAAGCCAcggaagaagatgacggcgCCCATTGCGCCCCCTGTACATCCAGACGAGCCACTGCTGTCCGTTGAACCCCAAGCGCAGCCGAAAAAGCAACGGCGGACACTTCTCTGGACCGAGAAATACAGAGCCCGGAACTTTATGGACCTCGTTGGCGATGACCTGACAAATCGTCAAGTGCTACGCTGGCTCAAGAAATGGGATCCAATCGTCTTTCCTAACACAGCCAAAACTCGTCCTTCTGCTCGccgtcaacagcagcaacaaggtcaggaagaggaggaacggTTGCACCGCAAAATTCTCGTGCTCCATGGTCCACCAGGTCTCGGCAAGACGACGCTGGCACACGTGTGTGCCCGGCAGGCTGGATACGACGTTCTCGAGATCAATGCAAGTGACGACAGAAGCAAAGATGTAGTCAAGGGGCGCATCCGGACAACCTTGGGAACCGAAACAGTCAGAACTCTtgagaacaagaaggcgGGAGAGACCGGGAAAAGAGACAAGATTGCGCGGCCAATCTGTGTGgttgtggatgaggtggacGGCGTGGTTTCTGGATCCGGAgcaggtggtgaaggagggttTGTTAGGGCGCTTATTGATCTTGTCACTACCGATCAGAAGAATTCTTCGGgacagggaggagggaagaagaagaaaggggACGATTTCCGCCAGATGAGGCCGCTCATCCTGATTTGCAACGACGTCTATCATCCTTCTCTTAGGCCACTCAGACAATCTGGTTTGGCAGAGGTTATCCATGTGGGGAAACCCACTGTTGAAGCCGTGGTGACCAGGTTGAAGGGTGTTttcgagaaggaggggattcCCTGTGACCGGGATGCCGCACGAAAGCTATGTGAGGCTGCTTGGGGAATGACCAGTGGGCAAGATGTTCGGAAGGGTGCAGAAAGTACGGCCGAGGGCGATTTGAGAGGtgtcatggtggtgggagaatGGGTTGCCGGAAGGCTCAAAGCAACCTCAAAACAAGCCACACCTTCTCTTACCCGACAATGGATAGACCAAAATGTCATTCAAGATCTAGctcatggaggaggaggcgccaGAGGCATTGGTCGCGGCGGCGTCAGAGAAATCGTCAACCGCATCTTCCAAGAAGGCGCTGGCTTCCCTAAACAGAgcctccccgccgccgcgaAGAAGAATGCTCTTCACGAGCAACCGCAGGCCCAGCTAGGCATCTCTGAACAAACCAAGAAATATGCCATGTCTCGCCTGCGTGAGATGATTGACACAAGCGGTGAGGTTGACCGGATCATGACAGAGATCTTCCTTGAATACCCCAACCGCGACTTCAACGACGACTCCTTCCTGACCAAGCCCGACATCGCCTACGAATGGATGCACTTCCACGATATCTGCTCCTCCCGCATTTTCTCGGCCCAAGAGTGGGAGCTAGCGCAATACATCTCCCAACCCGTCCTGGCATGCCACCACCTCTTTGCCTCCGCGCGTCGTCACCAGCCGGCTGCGCACGAAAGGAAATGGGGTGAAGACGACCCCAACGAggcacctcccctccccttctccggCCCCAGGGCCGACTACGAGGCGCGCGAGGCAGAAAAGCTCAACCGCGCCATCCTCCAGGGGATCCAGGACTCTTTACCGCCCTCACTATCACGATCCTTCCGCAGCCCAGAAGACATCGCCACCGATTTCCTTCCTTATCTCGTTCGCTTGGTGTCACCAGATGTAAAGCCTGTCGTTATTGGGGGGAGCGACAAGACCGGTTCCATCGCGAGCGTCAGACGAGAGGGCGAAAAGGCCATGGTGAGAAGAGCAGCCAACGTGCTGGCCGAGGTTGGGATTCAGTTACACAAAGGCAAGATTGAAGACGGTAGCGGCGGGTTGGTGGGCAGGACGACGTGGGTGTACCGGATGGAGCC AGACTTGGATACCTTGGCCACCTTTGAGACGGCGTCTGCCTCCCAGTTCCTTTTTTCCCAAGCACCACCGACACGATATGCCGTCCGCCAAGTGTTGGATcaggagctggccaagacgaTTGCCGCAAGAGAAACAGCCTCTCGCCAGGCACGGCTCAGAGCCGGCGGCGGTATCATCCCCCATAttgatgacaacaacaaggaaAATACCCCTGATCATCTACAAAAGCTGGAGATGTTAAAGCAGCAGGACAAGATAGCAGTCAAGAAGGACTTTTTCGGGAGGATTATTGTGCCTAAGCCGGTGTTGAAAGATTCAAGTGGGAATGGAACAAAAAATACAGGGGCCgatggggaaaagaaggacaGGGTTTGGGTTACGTATCATGAAGGGATCAATAATGCTGTGAGGAAGCCGATAAGTTTGGAGGagtttttgagggggtttTAG
- a CDS encoding uncharacterized protein (EggNog:ENOG503P2NU; COG:S) produces the protein MSSSLPSHNQPGESSSLLPSNTPTESASRSQGQQTEQTGAMSEINTLLTGAAFGAALTASGVFQPSVIISQLNFTNFHMIQTFLTAAAGSAATVSIAQALQPNHPNLVPRAASSLGLFGPYDGNILGGILLGSGMMLSGACPGTVLAQLGVGVKSGVYAFAGASLAGVVWSGFLKPLLTQCPTPPKAGSASPSPKATVHEVLGVSKGTLLLALEAMFVGIVIAAAKFTEVGPEAKIPPYYGGMLIAGAQLLSLVVRGCLVGMSTSYEEVGGWMLGGKLVPEKYRNMLFSAGVIVGSYFLSHGAPKFGEVTDVVVSPLSAAVGGFLMILGSRMAGGCTSGHGISGISLLSMSSFLTVGATFAAGGLMGLLIG, from the exons ATGTCGTCTTCTCTCCCAAGTCACAATCAGCCGGGCGAATCTTCATCACTTTTGCCATCAAACACACCAACTGAAAGTGCTTCTCGCTCACAGGGACAACAAACCGAACAAACAGGAGCAATGTCAGaaatcaacaccctcctcacagGCGCCGCCTTTGGTGCCGCCTTGACAGCATCAGGAGTATTCCAACCTTCGGTCATCATCTCACAACTCAACTTCACCAACTTCCACATGATCCAAACGTTCCTCACCGCGGCTGCCGGTTCAGC AGCCACCGTCTCAATAGCCCAAGCCCTCCAACCGAACCATCCGAACCTCGTCCCCCGTGCCGCCTCCAGCCTCGGGCTGTTCGGCCCCTACGACGGCAACATCCTAGGCGGTATCCTCCTCGGCTCAGGAATGATGCTCTCCGGCGCCTGCCCCGGCACAGTCCTCGCCCAGCTGGGAGTAGGTGTCAAGTCAGGAGTGTACGCCTTCGCCGGTGCCTCCCTTGCCGGTGTAGTTTGGTCAGGGTTCCTGAAGCCACTGCTCACCCAAtgtccaacaccaccaaaggcTGGctcggcatcaccatcaccaaaagcAACAGTCCACGAGGTTCTGGGGGTCAGCAAGGGGACTTTGTTGCTTGCGTTGGAGGCCATGTTTGTCGGCATCGTTATTGCCGCAGCCAAATTCACCGAAGTTGGCCCAGAAGCCAAGATCCCTCCTTATTACGGCGGGATGTTGATTGCCGGAGCGCAGCTGCTGAGCTTGGTTGTCAGGGGTTGCCTGGTCGGCATGTCTACTTCGTATGAGGAAGTCGGCGGGTGGATGCTTGGTGGAAAGCTGGTGCCGGAGAAGTACAGGAACATGCTGTTCTCTGCGGGTGTTATTGTTGGGTCGTATTTCCTGTCGCACGGTGCCCCCAAGTTTGGTGAGGTGACGGATGTGGTTGTCAGTCCCTTGAGCGCGGCGGTGGGTGGATTCTTGATGATCTTGGGGTCGAGGATGGCTGGGGGTTGCACATCTGGGCATGGCATCTCGGGGATTTCACTGCTGTCGATGTCGAGTTTTTTGACGGTCGGGGCGACGTTTGCGGCGggagggttgatggggttaTTGATTGGTTGA